From a region of the Enterobacter sp. JBIWA008 genome:
- a CDS encoding lipase family protein — protein MSESRTSAVGTFGKAQAPAQKKCWIEIQLVDENGNAVANMPWRGENEATRDKVIKPYSGITDSEGILRIDDLLHPDLTLFVEAQALVDEMEQRPLSIERTYSYPMKMSPVTVDNKANNICYYVVVGQLCDKAPNIPGWNSKELPAFHFPDPDFSGLTISNMYFNSRVIVKVCPFRAWNILLHHTKDYSIVNAFNLGLLAEFAYSDKEKVLSFFNDQCQDLSKVPNMLYETISVDVPFRERYVNPVFLDTTEGDSGEGGTQLFFVSNLTKLIVGWRGTEPDKLADLGADGTFRPVPCPDIVPAGHCHKGFLDAFNLVGKKFGDQFKQIQSLSNGRELFIAGHSLGGALTLIHATVLRDYQPVIYTYGMPRVFTASTINEIQNISHYRHVNDSDSVTSVPPELELDNKLYDLWGPYGVVYGFIGSVWAMEIQGAGIKFGDPYWHHGSTVCFFKAEQSIVKYSKRIMPLIGMDVSNPYMSIREISFDKCKLYLVPELNEQMFCTTAEEQNKFVKCLSPESLRHYFPKNTNPDLDSWTNPVNHSMSNKYMPFINNELIELVDPERQMERKMNREKFSRTVDNASKSTENTSKNEVERNKVFLSLQEMMPKTLGISKTESNWVNALVRFKNTAKEEYENIN, from the coding sequence ATGAGCGAATCAAGAACATCTGCTGTAGGGACATTTGGTAAAGCCCAGGCTCCGGCGCAAAAAAAATGTTGGATTGAAATTCAACTGGTTGATGAGAATGGTAACGCCGTAGCTAATATGCCATGGAGAGGAGAGAATGAGGCTACCCGTGATAAAGTAATTAAACCTTATAGTGGCATTACTGATTCAGAAGGCATTTTGAGAATCGATGATTTGCTTCATCCTGATCTCACTCTTTTTGTTGAAGCTCAAGCACTTGTTGATGAAATGGAGCAGAGGCCTTTAAGTATAGAAAGAACATACTCCTATCCTATGAAAATGTCGCCAGTGACTGTCGATAACAAAGCTAATAACATTTGTTATTATGTTGTTGTAGGGCAGTTGTGCGATAAAGCACCAAATATCCCAGGCTGGAATAGTAAAGAATTACCGGCTTTTCATTTCCCTGACCCTGATTTTTCCGGGTTAACCATTTCGAATATGTACTTTAATTCGAGGGTTATAGTGAAGGTATGTCCATTTAGAGCATGGAATATTCTTCTTCATCATACCAAAGATTACTCTATCGTTAATGCATTTAATTTGGGGCTTTTAGCTGAGTTTGCTTATTCTGACAAAGAAAAAGTACTATCTTTTTTTAATGACCAATGCCAAGACTTATCTAAAGTTCCTAATATGCTCTATGAAACCATTTCTGTCGATGTGCCGTTTAGAGAACGTTATGTAAATCCAGTATTTCTCGATACTACGGAAGGTGATTCTGGGGAAGGAGGAACCCAGCTTTTCTTCGTCAGTAATTTAACTAAGCTAATAGTAGGATGGAGAGGTACTGAGCCAGATAAACTAGCAGATCTTGGTGCTGATGGAACATTCAGGCCGGTGCCATGTCCAGATATAGTGCCTGCAGGTCATTGCCACAAAGGTTTTTTAGATGCTTTTAACTTAGTTGGAAAAAAATTCGGGGACCAATTCAAGCAAATTCAGAGCTTATCCAATGGACGTGAGCTTTTTATTGCTGGGCATAGTTTAGGCGGGGCATTGACACTAATTCATGCTACTGTACTGCGTGATTATCAACCAGTAATTTATACATATGGGATGCCGCGAGTGTTTACGGCATCGACTATTAATGAGATTCAAAATATTTCTCATTATAGACATGTAAACGACTCAGACTCAGTAACAAGCGTTCCACCGGAACTAGAGTTAGATAATAAACTTTATGACCTTTGGGGACCCTACGGTGTCGTCTATGGGTTCATCGGTTCTGTTTGGGCTATGGAGATTCAAGGCGCAGGAATTAAGTTTGGTGATCCTTATTGGCATCATGGTAGTACTGTCTGCTTTTTTAAGGCTGAGCAGTCTATTGTAAAGTATTCAAAAAGAATAATGCCACTTATAGGCATGGACGTTAGCAACCCTTATATGTCAATAAGGGAGATCTCATTTGATAAATGTAAGCTATATCTTGTTCCAGAACTTAATGAGCAAATGTTTTGCACTACAGCTGAAGAGCAAAATAAATTTGTAAAATGTTTGTCTCCTGAAAGCTTAAGGCATTACTTTCCTAAAAATACCAATCCTGATCTTGACTCTTGGACAAATCCAGTAAATCACTCTATGTCAAATAAATACATGCCATTTATCAATAATGAGTTGATTGAGTTGGTAGATCCTGAACGGCAAATGGAGAGGAAAATGAATCGAGAGAAATTCTCACGCACTGTTGACAATGCATCGAAATCAACAGAAAACACTTCAAAAAATGAAGTGGAAAGGAATAAGGTTTTTTTATCTTTGCAAGAAATGATGCCAAAAACATTAGGGATATCAAAGACCGAGAGCAATTGGGTGAATGCATTGGTCAGATTTAAAAATACTGCAAAGGAAGAATATGAAAATATTAATTAA
- a CDS encoding PAAR domain-containing protein: MSNGFVLLGDKTTHGGEVISASSTMIVNNKKVALVGDKVSCPKGGHGINAIIEGSPEWSSDGKSVVVDGCHCECGCQVISSAPDCAIG; this comes from the coding sequence ATGTCAAACGGTTTTGTATTGCTGGGAGATAAAACAACGCATGGTGGTGAAGTGATCTCTGCTTCTTCAACTATGATAGTTAATAATAAAAAGGTGGCCTTAGTTGGGGATAAAGTAAGTTGTCCTAAAGGCGGCCACGGAATAAATGCCATTATAGAGGGTTCGCCTGAATGGTCTTCTGATGGTAAATCAGTTGTCGTGGATGGTTGCCATTGTGAATGTGGTTGTCAGGTCATCTCCAGCGCGCCGGATTGCGCTATAGGATAA